From one Sphaeramia orbicularis chromosome 9, fSphaOr1.1, whole genome shotgun sequence genomic stretch:
- the smim15 gene encoding small integral membrane protein 15, with amino-acid sequence MIDIKAWAEYVVEWAAKDPYGFLTTVILALTPLFIASALLSWKLAKMIEARDREQKKKQKRQENIAKAKRTKKD; translated from the coding sequence ATGATTGACATTAAGGCCTGGGCAGAGTATGTGGTGGAGTGGGCAGCTAAAGACCCCTATGGTTTTCTGACCACAGTCATCCTGGCTCTCACTCCACTCTTCATTGCCAGTGCATTGTTGTCCTGGAAACTGGCCAAGATGATTGAGGCACGTGACCGTGAAcagaagaaaaagcaaaaacGACAGGAAAACATAGCAAAGGCCAAGAGGACCAAGAAAGACTGA
- the ndufaf2 gene encoding NADH dehydrogenase [ubiquinone] 1 alpha subcomplex assembly factor 2 codes for MNRIAGALRRTFGLVREHVGTDHLGNKYYFVPEQKTWTGRLVRAKRMVEAANPAEYEYMEGSIPMEWDAWIRGRRKEPPSIEELERNEFYREDIKLKAKEVEERDLIERTKEYEEGLVATPRTVATGHAATTSFGKQEVSEEPTSTGDTFQPGSWMPTSKK; via the exons ATGAACAGAATCGCAGGCGCTTTACGACGGACGTTTGGACTAGTGCGTGAGCACGTAGGGACAGACCATTTAGGAAATAAATATTACTTTGTCCCAGAACAGAAGACTTGGACAG GAAGGCTTGTCCGTGCCAAGCGGATGGTAGAAGCAGCCAATCCTGCTGAATATGAGTATATGGAAGGGAGCATTCCGATGGAGTGGGACG CTTGGATCCGAGGCAGACGGAAGGAGCCCCCCTCCATCGAG GAACTGGAAAGGAATGAGTTCTACAGGGAAGACATAAAGCTAAAGGccaaggaggtggaggagagagATCTCATCGAACGAACTAAGGAGTACGAGGAAGGTCTGGTGGCGACTCCGAGGACTGTGGCCACAGGCCATGCAGCCACTACCAGCTTTGGCAAGCAGGAGGTCAGTGAGGAGCCCACCAGCACCGGAGACACCTTTCAGCCAGGCTCCTGGATGCCGACTTCAAAGAAATAA
- the ercc8 gene encoding DNA excision repair protein ERCC-8 produces MLGFLTARQAGLDDPLRLRRAESTRRVLSLKLNPDRDVDRIHGNGINTIDIDVIEGRYMLSGGADGVIVIYDLENYSGKPEYTCKAICTVGRSNRHVHKFSVETVQWYPYDTGMFVSSSFDKTMKVWDTDTLKPAEVFEFEGNVYSHHLSPIARKHSLIAVGTKNPKIQLCDMKSGSCIQVLQGHRAEVLSVRWSPRYEYILASASADSKVRLWDVRRAAGSLFTLDQHNGDKSKASSEAVNTAHNGRVNGLCFTGDGLYLLTTGTDDRMRLWNSATGENTLVNYGKVCNESRKRLQFTVSRGCSPEFVFVPCGSSVAVYGLHTGELVTMLRGHYNNVDCCEFHPDYQELYTGGKDCNILAWVPVLRPSDVEEESDGANKGAAGQTSVNPAFQDAWSSDED; encoded by the exons ATGTTGGGGTTTCTCACAGCAAGGCAGGCTGGTCTGGATGACCCTCTGCGACTAAGAAGAGCAGAGTCAACGAGGAG GGTACTCAGCCTGAAGTTGAATCCTGACAGAGATGTGGACAGAATCCATGGAAATGGCATCAATACCATTGACATAGATGTAATAGAGGGCAGATA CATGTTATCAGGAGGAGCAGATGGAGTGATTGTCATTTATGACCTGGAAAACTACAGTGGAAAGCCAGAGTACACCTGTAAGGCGATATGCACTGTAGGCAG GTCTAACCGGCATGTCCACAAATTTAGTGTAGAGACAGTCCAGTGGTATCCTTATGACACAGGCATGTTTGTCTCAAGTTCCTTTGACAAGACCATGAAGGTCTGGGACACTGACACACTGAAG CCTGCTGAAGTCTTTGAGTTTGAGGGAAATGTCTATAGCCACCATCTGTCCCCTATTGCCAGGAAGCATAGTCTCATTGCAG TGGGTACCAAAAACCCTAAAATCCAGCTGTGTGACATGAAGTCTGGTTCATGCATTCAAGTCCTGCAGG GTCACAGAGCGGAGGTCCTCTCTGTGCGATGGTCACCCAGATATGAGTACATCTTGGCTAGTGCTAG TGCAGACAGCAAGGTGAGATTATGGGATGTGCGTCGGGCTGCTGGAAGTCTATTCACATTAGACCAACACAACGGAGACAAATCCAAAGCCTCTTCTGAGGCAG TGAACACGGCTCATAATGGCAGAGTGAATGGTCTGTGTTTCACTGGCGATGGCCTCTACCTCCTCACCACTGGGACCGATGACCGGATGAGACTGTGGAATAGTGCCACAGGGGAAAACACACTG GTAAATTATGGGAAGGTCTGCAATGAAAGTCGGAAAAGGCTACAGTTCACAGTGTCACGTGGCTGCAGTCCTGAGTTTGTGTTTGTACCATGCGGCAGCTCAGTCGCCGTTTACGGCCTCCACACGGGAGAGCTGGTCACCATGCTCAGAGGTCATTACAACAACGTCGACTGCTGTGAGTTCCACCCAGACTACCAG GAGCTATACACTGGAGGTAAAGACTGTAACATCCTGGCCTGGGTTCCTGTCCTTCGTCCATCAGATGTGGAAGAAGAGTCAGATGGTGCAAATAAG GGTGCTGCTGGCCAGACTTCAGTGAACCCTGCCTTTCAGGATGCGTGGAGCAGTGATGAAGACTAA
- the elovl7a gene encoding elongation of very long chain fatty acids protein 7a, whose product MEFDHIKSSAALVYDKFFQNADSRVENWLLMSSPVPQTIIIAAYIYFVTSLGPRIMENRKAFDLKKVLIVYNFSVVVLSLYMCYEFVMSGWGTGYSFHCDLVDYSDSPQALRMASTCWLYYFSKFIEMLDTIFFVLRKKNSQVTFLHVYHHSIMPFTWWFGVRFAAGGLGTFHALLNCVVHVIMYSYYGLTALGPSYQKYLWWKKYLTTIQLIQFVTVTTHISQYFFMKDCPYQFPIFIYIIGLYGLIFLFLFLNFWYHAYTKGKRLPKVLQAQTWAHHTNGVMNGNVNHDKDE is encoded by the exons ATGGAATTTGATCATATTAAGTCTTCAGCTGCACTCGTCTATGACAAATTCTTCCAAAATGCAG acTCTCGAGTGGAGAACTGGCTGCTTATGTCCTCTCCTGTGCCCCAAACAATAATCATCGCAGCTTACATTTATTTTGTCACATCTCTGGGGCCTCGGATAATGGAGAACCGCAAAGCCTTTGACCTCAAAAAAGTTCTTATCGTCTACAACTTCAGTGTGGTGGTTCTTTCACTCTACATGTGCTATGAG tTTGTGATGTCTGGATGGGGAACGGGATACTCGTTTCACTGTGACCTGGTCGACTACTCGGATTCACCACAGGCTTTGAGG ATGGCGTCAACGTGCTGGCTCTACTACTTCTCGAAGTTCATTGAAATGTTAGATACG ATCTTCTTTGTGCTGAGGAAGAAGAACAGTCAGGTGACGTTTCTTCATGTCTACCATCACTCAATCATGCCCTTCACATGGTGGTTTGGAGTTCGCTTTGCTGCAG GTGGTCTGGGGACATTCCACGCCCTTCTGAACTGTGTAGTCCACGTTATCATGTACTCGTACTACGGCCTGACTGCTCTTGGCCCCAGCTACCAGAAGTACCTGTGGTGGAAGAAATACCTCACTACCATTCAGTTG ATCCAGTTTGTTACAGTGACCACCCACATCTCCCAGTATTTCTTCATGAAGGACTGCCCCTACCAGTTCCCCATCTTTATTTACATCATCGGTCTGTACGGCCTGATATTCCTGTTCCTCTTCCTCAACTTCTGGTACCACGCCTACACCAAAGGCAAGAGGCTGCCTAAAGTACTGCAGGCTCAGACATGGGCACACCACACCAACGGAGTTATGAATGGAAACGTCAATCATGACAAAGATGAGTGA